The genomic segment ATAAGAGCTAAATATCAGCAACTCATTTCAGCTCACTCTTGCAGAATAGGACACATATACAAAGGAAAAAGGAGGATGGTAATCAGTAGTACAGCAACAATAACAATCCGAGTATAATTCAAACAGATCTTATCCATACATTGTGATGGTTGGGAGGTTGTTTTGGATAGACCCTCGGCCCAAAGAGAGATGAAAAGGAAGcagtaataaaaaaaaagtaagaacaataagataataagatAAATGCAGCAAAAATAATAGTCAGATAATATTAAAGAtctaagaataagaaaaaaaggcagcccagtgcactaaaacTCCCGCTATGCATACGgtctggggaagggccccaccacaagagtgtaCTGTGCGGAgctttaccttgcatttttgccagAGGTTGTTCTCAAGGCTTAAACCcatgacctcctagtcacatggcaataactttatcagttactccaatGCTCCCCTTCAAAGATCTAAGTATAAGcaacttcaaaaataataattataataatactaTTTTCCAAAAAAGAATAATACTAATACTCCTAGAACGGAAAAGAAATACGCTCGGCAACCTACTATCCTCAACCCTAATACTTGAAAGCCTATTTGATGCATTTAATCCACTTCAATCTGTTGGCAAGCAAGCGTCCCAGGAAGCATTAGGGGACATATTGCACATATCCCATAGCTTAATAGTTAACAACCATCTCCATGACTACTATTCCAGAACATAATCCCTTCTAGCCAAGTTGATGGCTTCAATGTCCACCCTCATGTTTTTAAGACCAATATAATTCAAATGAGCTGCAAATACCAGATTCGCCTGCACCTTTATACTGCCATCTTGGCAGAGGCAGACCCACATGGGTCTGATTCTGCTTTGCCAGTCGCATCGGTAGGTCCCTTAGAAGATACTCCCCAGTCACTTTACCATCCCAACTATGCTTCCTTCCAAGATAGCACATGTCCAATATATTTTCTTACTCTTCctcatcaaaaaaattctcgCTCAAATCAATAGAATTAGCGGTAGTTGGACCAAGTTCTGATGCTAAAGGCCCCTGACTCATTTTTCGCACTTTTAGGCACAAATATGGGAGCTTCTGGACGTAATTTGCTATTCAAAGGAGGAGGTGAAACCTGCTTCTCTCCATCAGCAAAATCAGCCCATCTAGGAGCACTTATCTCCCCTTTCATCAAATCTGTCATTCCCTATGGGCGACAGGAGCTGCCCAGATTTGCCTTGATGTTCAAAAGCAATTCCAAAGATTGGGAAAGGACCTCATGAGCCGAGGTACTCAATCTAAGCATGAGTAGCTTGGTGGGCAGATTGAAATATTCTTTTAGGTACTGAAGTTATTTTATAGAATTATAAGTTTAATAGTTTTAggatgaatttaaattttaaatatttgttagtttgtttagttgttgagaaattttattttgtgttaaatttcAAATTATGCAGATCTTTGTTTTAAGTTTGACTATTTTATTGAAATTCATTGAAAGTAATTCAATCCATTGAGAGTCATTTAAAAGAAAGTTGAAGATGTGGCTTTACAAGTAGTTAAATCAAACAAGCCTACATTAGTTATCTTTTCCGTTTGGATGACAAATTGACATTCTTCTTTTTCATTCATGAGATTTATTTGTTGCTTCTTATTGttgacattattttttaaataccgAAAAATCGAATTTAAAAAACCCCAATTTAACCGAACTGAAGTAGTTCGGTTCGATATTGTTGCACACTATCGAAAAATTGGAAATCGAATAACATAGACCCATCAATTTTACAACATAACCAAGGATCGACAGAGATTCCATTGGTAATCCTTGCTTGTAAGAGGTTTtgtcaaaaagaagaaaaaaaacaccAACAAACTGCAGAAAAAAAGAGTTTGTAAGAACTCGAAAACAGTTGCTAACTCAGCTTTATTGATAAATTTCAACCAAAAGCAACCTTAGTCTCTCAAAAAGAGTTTGAAGGTGGACGAAAGAGTAACATTGTCTAGCATAATGGAATAAGTCTTCAAAAGACAAAGTGCAGCAATATGAACAGCCTATCTGGTTGTGACCAGCGAAGATCAACTAACAGCCTCATCTCCACAACCTCAGAACACCGTCAAAAAGAATGTTTACATTGGGGCATCTACAACATCAAAGTTAGACAAGGGGGCGAAGGGAGGTAACAGAGCAGCATGAGCAGCCTCCGTGTTCGGAGGTGCATCCACCTCCTCCATGATTATGTCATCAATGCCGAATATGAACTAACCATTCACATCAGGATACATACTATCCATTGCATTGGCAAAAGAAGCATCATGACCTCAAGCCACTCCTCCAGCAACTGCTATGATCTGCTCAGCATTGGTGCTTTGTCGAGGAAATATGCTCTCATTGTTAGTACTTGGCATTGCTTGTGATGTTCCTGCGGCTTCAGCATCTGCACTAGTTATATCGAGAATGCTCGCTCTTCTATTCTTTTTGGGGACGGCTTTGAGGTGCTTGAAATACTTCTGGGAATGGCTAGCCACCTGCATTGGTGTTCTTGTTATCACACAGTACCTAGATATACTTTTCCAGTCACCTCTTCCATATTTATCTAAGCCCCTGAGAAATGACCTATAGCAGGAAAGAGAGAAATAAGCTATAATCAGCTTAAAAGTTTTACTCTCTCTCAATCAGCTAACTTTTAAAGTCCAGAGACAAAAAGTATGATTCCATAGGTATATTTATCACCTTATGCATGCACTGAGTAGCATTACAGATAACACGAGTCAAAACTAACAACACCCTACCCACTCGCCCACCAAGAATAAAATCATCAGGAGATAACAACATATACCAAATGTAGTTCCACAAAGTGGGCTCGGGGAGGATAGAGTGCACGCAGAACTTACCCCTACCTTataggtagagaggctatttacGATAGGCCCTCCTTTGGATATGAGACTCCAATATTTGCTGAATCATCCATTGCCCACTCTTTTTCGCCTGGTAACTATATGCACTTACTTCAACTATATGTGCCATTATTGACATTTGAAATTCCGTTGTCGTAAAAGTAAAAGTCGTGCAATCAATTACAAGACATGATTATAAATATCAATTCAGGTGACTAACACTGTCCTCAAGAACTGGAAAGGAAGCCCACCTGTGTTCCAATTCTGTCCAAGAAGCCCCTCTTTGCCTTTCTACATCTGCTTCTGAATTCTGGTTGGAAATGCTTTGCAGTTCTGGATAATTAGGTATTGGAACACGTCCAGAGTCTATGGCTTCCACATCTTCAAGTAATATATTATAGTAGTTTATTATATCATCACCCGATTTCCCTGGAAGTTCATCTTCCATCCTCCTCAATAGATTGTTATCCTTAAAGTAGATAGCGAGGGTAATCTCAAAGATTTTATCCTCCTCTTTAGTCCAGAAGGAGCTATTGCATGTCCGTCGGTTCTCATTTCTTTTTGATATACAAGGAAAGGCTCAAGCATGAAAAGGGAAAGTTCTTGCAGAGGATTCAGAAAACGGATGAGATTCATTATATCACAAAAACAACCATAAATATCTGGTTGGTAAACAGAATCAACCGCAGCAAGACATGTATTCTTTTAAGTAATGAGTAACAGCTAAAAGGAACAAACATGAAGATACATGCACTATACTTCGCACAAAAGTCACCAGAGATAGGAAGCATACTATGGAACATCTACATTCTTTACTTTTTCTATTGGCTATAAGGTCTTATAATAAGAAAGAAGAGTACAAAGAAGTAAACTATTAGTCTCAAGATAAGAAAATCTTGTATCACCTCAGTATTTACTTATGTTCTTGTTAgtgaaacaaacaaaaaaaggatCTATGGCCTTGTACcacataaagtttaagaaatacTGACAATCCCACAGATGTTATCAAAACGAATTGATCCTCATATGTTTTAATGATTAGGTTTATGGATAAAAGCACTATTCTAGTTAGAAGTTTAACAAGATGAATGTAAGCAATATCAAGTAGGAAAGTGTCATTTCGCATCCCTTCATATCATCgaccctcggctcaaggaaaAACATATTAAAGTAGATCGAATAATGGAAGATTTAcagaaccaacaacaacaacattgaAGGGATTTGGGTGGGTTGCTCCTCGACTTGGGGGAACTATTCCCAGAATCACACAAGCAGTGAGAACTAG from the Capsicum annuum cultivar UCD-10X-F1 chromosome 9, UCD10Xv1.1, whole genome shotgun sequence genome contains:
- the LOC107853015 gene encoding transcription factor SRM1-like, whose translation is MEDELPGKSGDDIINYYNILLEDVEAIDSGRVPIPNYPELQSISNQNSEADVERQRGASWTELEHRSFLRGLDKYGRGDWKSISRYCVITRTPMQVASHSQKYFKHLKAVPKKNRRASILDITSADAEAAGTSQAMPSTNNESIFPRQSTNAEQIIAVAGGVA